A section of the Streptococcus oriscaviae genome encodes:
- a CDS encoding branched-chain amino acid ABC transporter permease: MKQNLKVNLIWLGILVLGFALIQGLVAMGVLNFYYVQIVQQIGINIILAVGLNLIVGFSGQFSLGHAGFMAIGAYSVGIIGKMMPNYGGFALALLVGMVLAGAVALLVGIPTLRLKGDYLAIATLGVAEIIRILIINGGSLTNGAAGIMSIPLFTNWQMVYVFVAITTIFTVNFLRSPMGRSTISVREDEIAAESVGVNPTVVKVSAFVFGAMTAAIAGGLHAGYVGTIVPKDFSFMTSVNILIIIVLGGLGAITGTFVAAIVLGILNVFLKSYADISMIIYSLALILLMIFRPGGLLGTKELAFSGLFKKKEETN, encoded by the coding sequence ATGAAGCAAAATTTAAAAGTTAATCTGATTTGGTTGGGCATTTTGGTCCTTGGTTTTGCCTTGATTCAAGGCTTGGTTGCCATGGGAGTGCTGAACTTCTACTATGTTCAAATTGTTCAGCAAATCGGTATCAACATTATTCTGGCAGTTGGCTTGAACCTGATTGTTGGTTTCTCTGGTCAATTCTCCTTGGGGCACGCTGGTTTCATGGCAATTGGAGCTTATTCGGTCGGTATTATCGGTAAGATGATGCCAAACTACGGCGGCTTTGCGCTCGCCCTCCTTGTTGGAATGGTTCTGGCTGGTGCGGTTGCCCTCTTGGTTGGTATTCCAACACTTCGTTTGAAGGGAGACTATCTAGCTATTGCGACATTGGGTGTTGCTGAAATCATTCGTATCCTGATTATCAATGGTGGCAGTCTGACAAATGGCGCAGCAGGAATCATGTCTATCCCTCTCTTTACCAACTGGCAGATGGTTTACGTTTTTGTTGCTATTACCACAATCTTTACAGTCAATTTCCTGCGCAGTCCGATGGGGCGGTCGACTATTTCTGTGCGAGAAGATGAAATTGCAGCCGAATCAGTTGGGGTCAATCCAACAGTGGTTAAGGTTTCTGCCTTTGTCTTTGGTGCTATGACAGCGGCGATTGCAGGCGGTCTGCATGCAGGCTATGTTGGAACAATCGTACCGAAAGACTTCTCATTCATGACCTCTGTAAATATCTTGATTATCATCGTATTGGGAGGTTTGGGGGCTATCACAGGTACCTTTGTCGCAGCTATTGTTTTGGGAATTCTCAATGTCTTCCTCAAGAGCTATGCTGACATCAGCATGATTATCTACTCGTTGGCCCTCATCCTCTTGATGATTTTCCGTCCAGGTGGTCTCTTGGGAACCAAGGAATTGGCCTTTTCAGGACTCTTTAAGAAGAAGGAGGAAACCAACTAA
- a CDS encoding branched-chain amino acid ABC transporter permease, with product MLQQLVNGLILGSVYALLALGYTMVYGIIKLINFAHGDIYMMGAFMGYYLLNQLTFIADGSLRFFVALILSMIGTAILGVVIEFLAYRPLRNSTRIAALITAIGVSFFLEYTMIKFFTADVRAFPQAIEAVTFQLGPVSVTNIQLIILGVSLFLMVALQLIVKKTKMGKAMRAVSVDSDAAQLMGINVNRTISFTFALGSALAGAAGVLLGLYYNQIEPLMGMTPGLKAFVAAVLGGIGIIPGAALGGIVIGIIETFTYVIGLDTFRDAIVYIVLIIILLVRPSGILGKNVKEKV from the coding sequence ATGCTTCAACAACTCGTCAATGGTTTGATACTTGGTTCTGTATATGCCCTTTTAGCTCTGGGCTACACCATGGTCTACGGAATTATCAAACTCATTAACTTTGCCCACGGAGACATCTACATGATGGGTGCCTTTATGGGGTATTATCTTCTTAACCAACTGACCTTCATTGCTGATGGTAGTCTGCGCTTCTTTGTGGCCTTGATTTTGTCCATGATTGGAACGGCTATTTTAGGTGTGGTTATCGAATTTTTAGCCTATCGGCCCTTGCGAAACTCAACCCGTATTGCGGCTTTGATTACAGCTATCGGTGTATCTTTCTTCTTAGAATACACCATGATTAAATTCTTTACAGCCGATGTTCGGGCCTTTCCTCAGGCGATTGAAGCAGTGACCTTCCAGTTAGGGCCTGTTTCTGTGACCAATATCCAGTTGATCATTCTGGGCGTTTCTCTTTTCCTCATGGTTGCCTTGCAACTGATTGTGAAAAAAACCAAGATGGGGAAAGCTATGCGTGCCGTGTCGGTCGACAGCGATGCAGCTCAACTGATGGGAATCAATGTCAACCGGACAATCAGCTTTACCTTTGCCCTAGGTTCTGCCCTTGCAGGCGCAGCTGGAGTTCTTCTTGGTCTTTACTACAACCAGATTGAACCTTTGATGGGGATGACGCCAGGTCTTAAGGCATTCGTTGCGGCAGTATTGGGTGGTATCGGTATTATCCCAGGTGCAGCACTTGGAGGTATCGTTATCGGTATTATCGAGACCTTCACTTATGTGATTGGACTGGATACCTTCCGTGATGCGATTGTCTATATCGTTTTGATTATCATTCTCTTGGTGAGACCAAGTGGTATTCTCGGTAAAAATGTGAAAGAGAAGGTGTAA
- a CDS encoding ABC transporter substrate-binding protein: MKKRSFAKALVTFASVALLAACGDVSTTNSASTAAEVGDTLKVGYNLELSGAVSSYGQTEANGADLAVKEINAAGGVDGKQIEVIKKDNKSETAEAATVATSLASEGANLIIGPATSGASAASIPAATSAGIPMITPSGTQTDLVVDDKGNVQEYFFRATFTDGYQGQIMAEYATSNLNAKKVVLYYDNSSDYGKGVAEAFEKAYKGEIVSKITFASGDKDFQAALTKLKDLEFDAIIMPGYYNETGTIVKQARGLGLNQPILGSDGFDSPQFAELATASAASNVYYLSAFVTTASDRAKAFYDAYVAEYGEEPSMFSALAYDSVYMAAEAAKGAKNSTEIKDNLSTLKDFEGVTGTMSIDKEHNVVKSVYVVGLTDGKQSSVDTVSISE, from the coding sequence ATGAAAAAAAGATCATTTGCTAAGGCTCTTGTGACCTTTGCTTCGGTAGCACTTCTTGCTGCCTGTGGAGATGTATCAACTACAAATAGCGCATCAACTGCTGCCGAAGTAGGTGACACACTCAAGGTTGGTTATAACCTAGAGCTGTCTGGTGCGGTTTCTTCTTACGGTCAGACCGAAGCGAACGGTGCAGACCTCGCTGTTAAGGAAATCAATGCAGCAGGCGGTGTGGACGGTAAGCAGATTGAGGTCATCAAAAAAGACAACAAGTCTGAAACAGCAGAAGCAGCAACAGTAGCAACTAGCTTGGCTAGTGAAGGAGCAAACCTCATCATCGGTCCAGCAACTTCTGGCGCTTCAGCTGCATCAATCCCGGCAGCAACTTCTGCAGGTATTCCAATGATTACTCCTTCTGGTACTCAGACAGACCTCGTAGTGGACGATAAGGGAAATGTTCAGGAATACTTCTTCCGTGCAACCTTTACAGACGGCTACCAAGGTCAAATCATGGCAGAATACGCAACCTCCAACTTGAATGCAAAGAAAGTTGTTCTCTACTATGACAACTCTTCTGACTACGGTAAAGGAGTTGCAGAAGCATTTGAGAAAGCCTACAAGGGAGAGATCGTTTCAAAAATTACCTTTGCTTCAGGAGACAAGGACTTCCAAGCTGCTCTTACAAAATTGAAAGACCTTGAATTTGATGCGATTATCATGCCAGGATACTACAACGAAACAGGTACAATTGTAAAACAAGCGCGTGGTCTTGGTCTTAACCAGCCAATTCTTGGATCAGACGGTTTTGACTCACCACAATTTGCAGAGTTGGCGACTGCTTCAGCAGCCAGCAATGTATACTACCTGTCAGCCTTTGTAACAACTGCTAGTGATCGTGCAAAAGCCTTCTACGATGCTTATGTAGCAGAATACGGTGAAGAACCATCTATGTTCTCAGCGCTTGCTTATGACTCTGTTTACATGGCAGCAGAAGCGGCTAAGGGTGCAAAAAACTCTACTGAAATCAAAGACAATCTGTCAACTTTGAAAGACTTTGAAGGTGTAACAGGTACTATGTCTATTGATAAAGAACACAACGTTGTGAAATCTGTTTACGTCGTTGGATTGACCGACGGTAAGCAATCTTCAGTTGACACTGTATCAATCTCAGAATAG
- a CDS encoding YlbG family protein, with amino-acid sequence MFEKKERTSLAIYLHYNRDARKLSQFGDIVYHSRRLRYLILYVDGQQAADLKEKLEKEKFVKRVEPSYIKDLDQNFVGSLWREEEKNIVL; translated from the coding sequence ATGTTTGAGAAAAAAGAGCGAACGAGCTTGGCCATTTACCTTCATTATAACCGCGACGCTCGTAAACTGAGTCAGTTTGGAGATATCGTATATCATTCCCGTCGTTTGCGCTACCTGATCCTCTATGTGGATGGACAGCAGGCAGCGGATTTGAAGGAAAAATTAGAAAAAGAAAAATTTGTCAAACGCGTTGAACCGTCCTATATCAAGGACTTGGATCAGAACTTTGTCGGCAGTTTATGGAGAGAAGAAGAGAAAAATATTGTTTTATAA
- a CDS encoding ATP-dependent Clp protease proteolytic subunit, with protein sequence MIPVVIEQTSRGERSYDIYSRLLKDRIVMLTGPVEDNMANSIIAQLLFLDAQDPTKDIYLYVNTPGGSVSAGLAIVDTMNFIKSDVQTIVMGTAASMGTVIASSGAKGKRFMLPNAEYMIHQPMGGTGGGTQQTDMAIAAEHLLKTRNKLEQILADNSGKTVEQIHKDAERDYWMTAEETLAYGFIDKVMENTNLK encoded by the coding sequence CCTACGATATTTACTCCCGCTTATTGAAAGATCGGATTGTCATGCTGACAGGGCCTGTTGAAGACAATATGGCCAACTCTATCATTGCCCAGTTGCTCTTTCTTGATGCCCAAGACCCAACCAAGGATATTTACCTCTATGTAAATACACCAGGAGGTTCAGTATCTGCAGGTCTTGCTATCGTTGATACCATGAACTTTATCAAGTCTGATGTGCAGACCATTGTTATGGGAACAGCAGCCAGCATGGGAACGGTGATTGCTTCAAGCGGTGCCAAAGGCAAACGCTTTATGTTGCCAAATGCTGAGTACATGATTCACCAGCCAATGGGTGGCACAGGTGGTGGTACCCAACAGACAGACATGGCCATTGCAGCAGAGCACCTGCTTAAGACTCGTAACAAGTTGGAGCAGATTTTGGCGGACAACTCAGGTAAGACCGTTGAGCAGATTCATAAGGATGCAGAACGTGATTACTGGATGACTGCTGAAGAAACGCTAGCCTATGGCTTTATTGATAAGGTAATGGAAAACACCAACCTGAAATAA